The Ornithinimicrobium faecis genome includes a window with the following:
- a CDS encoding aldehyde dehydrogenase family protein: MTTPYAERPALSHRTGAVGEGGEPSAYRAVDPTELVTRAVGLARETQRWWASIGFAGRRHLLDRWRQELTDGMEDLAAVVREETGKPHGDAMLEIGLAVEHLAWAARKAPKVLGRRRVGSTLLAAHLAATVEYLPQGVIGVIGPWNYPVFTPMGSIGYALAGGNTVVFKPSELTPRTGQWLADSFERAVGSPCLQVVQGEAQVGEALCRSGVDKLGFTGSSATAKKVMATCAETLTPVLIEGGGKDALIVDEDADVEAAAQAAVWGGLSNAGQTCIGVERVLAHTAVYDEVVAAIVRQASAVRAGLDDSADLGPITLPKQVRIIHDQVAEAVADGARAVVGAPASTDGVGPDSALTDPARLLQPVVLVDIPEGARIQTEETFGPVITVERVADMDAAVAAANAVDYGLGGAVFSRRNGPEIARRVRSGMTSVNNVIGFAGLPELPFGGVGGSGFGRIHGADGLREFCYAKSVARQRFTPPVSMTNFQRRARVDGIFASAVTLLHGTRPWQR; this comes from the coding sequence ATGACCACGCCGTATGCCGAGCGCCCAGCCCTCAGCCACCGCACCGGTGCGGTGGGCGAGGGTGGTGAGCCCTCGGCATACAGAGCTGTTGACCCCACCGAGTTGGTGACCCGCGCGGTCGGCCTGGCCCGCGAGACCCAGCGGTGGTGGGCGAGCATCGGTTTCGCCGGGCGACGGCACCTGTTGGACCGGTGGCGCCAGGAGCTCACCGACGGCATGGAGGACCTGGCAGCTGTGGTCCGGGAGGAGACCGGCAAGCCGCACGGCGACGCGATGCTGGAGATCGGTCTGGCCGTCGAACACCTGGCCTGGGCCGCACGGAAGGCGCCAAAGGTGCTGGGCCGCAGGCGAGTCGGGTCGACCCTGCTGGCCGCCCACCTGGCCGCGACGGTGGAGTATCTGCCCCAGGGTGTGATCGGCGTGATCGGCCCGTGGAACTATCCGGTCTTCACGCCGATGGGCTCGATCGGTTATGCCCTCGCCGGCGGCAACACGGTGGTCTTCAAGCCCTCCGAGCTCACCCCGCGGACGGGTCAGTGGCTCGCGGACAGTTTTGAGCGCGCCGTCGGCAGCCCGTGCCTGCAGGTGGTGCAGGGCGAGGCGCAGGTGGGCGAGGCGCTGTGTCGCTCCGGGGTGGACAAGCTCGGTTTCACCGGCTCGAGTGCCACGGCCAAGAAGGTGATGGCGACCTGCGCGGAGACGCTGACCCCGGTCCTGATCGAGGGTGGCGGCAAGGACGCGCTGATCGTCGACGAGGACGCCGACGTGGAGGCTGCCGCGCAGGCGGCGGTGTGGGGCGGTCTGAGCAACGCCGGTCAGACCTGCATCGGTGTCGAGCGGGTGCTGGCCCACACGGCCGTCTATGACGAGGTGGTCGCTGCGATCGTGCGTCAGGCCTCTGCGGTCCGGGCTGGCCTCGATGACTCCGCGGATCTCGGGCCGATCACGCTGCCCAAGCAGGTCCGCATCATCCACGACCAGGTCGCGGAGGCGGTGGCCGACGGTGCCCGCGCCGTGGTCGGTGCCCCGGCCTCGACCGATGGCGTGGGGCCGGACAGCGCGCTGACCGATCCCGCGCGGCTGCTGCAGCCGGTGGTGCTGGTGGACATCCCCGAGGGTGCCCGGATCCAGACCGAGGAGACCTTCGGGCCGGTCATCACCGTGGAGCGGGTGGCCGACATGGACGCGGCGGTCGCGGCGGCCAATGCGGTGGACTACGGGCTCGGTGGTGCCGTCTTCTCCCGGCGCAACGGGCCCGAGATCGCCCGGCGGGTCCGCAGCGGCATGACCTCGGTCAACAACGTGATCGGCTTCGCCGGGCTGCCGGAGCTGCCCTTCGGTGGCGTCGGCGGCTCGGGCTTCGGGCGGATCCACGGGGCCGACGGTCTGCGCGAGTTCTGCTATGCCAAATCCGTTGC